A genomic window from Purpureocillium takamizusanense chromosome 2, complete sequence includes:
- the CAT8 gene encoding DNA-binding transcription factor cat8 (COG:K~EggNog:ENOG503NWM2), protein MPGILPMKVIKVGTSAQSRIAQACDRCRSKKIRCDGVRPTCSQCANVGFECRTSDKLSRRAFPRGYTESLEERVRQLECEVRELKDLLDEKDEKIDMLSAMHSSHHRRPSITSVSNSVSSPESSKESQSPKEDTFRMHETPLLLGVENSDSYFMGASSGRALITSFKRKLQETGRPCNDFNPEAFLHVQGCPPLTTEEVAQAGKVPPRLFSDRCVNVFFQEWAPLFPVLHKPTFLRIYEEFVADPEKVRCKNKLAQLYLVFSIAGLSSESPDYQQLAACEKQWTKALDSLQYETTMSTLQCFILALLYCAMRADNKRLQHYKSVAVGLSHRLGLHQSQKRFSFGALTLETRKKVFWTLYTLDCFTSATLGLPKLFKEEDVQAEYPSDTDDEYITEKGFQPTLPGEYTRLSSALALFRAARILSRVLEKVYPATTNHELSLQQLGVFEADLDAWHADLPTHLRLNFVQDKPSTDVTGSRSPLLALSYYFIRTLIYRPAVGSNLGPKAAPALLSVADSSKHIVQIVQLLEERSMSFSFCLNKFDLLAVCGTTLLYQVADLKPDSKMMRDSERLVNAVIDILTKAKAPGAPDLARVARSLISVDGKEGVSPTTSSRKGSMPAPSQRPSPLSRAPSKKAGYAIGQLHHGAASEDDLIRQQEKMRRMTMVHIPTPNSDIYRSRSRQSLDSLSPDSATMSHRDYGMPLTQASTSGHRATISRPIPNLDYLSLSNTPSGTGPSSPGGGLGRLHTPGSVSAEHLLLGGDATGKTSAVSNSEWEALLGSMDGGVNNVYDAIYGGSSLINEASLPPNMGNADWSPDTWDLSNFNIADFGGANQGIPQSVPSISDESLSSGEEVAPSELGLSVGAWSITSA, encoded by the exons ATGCCGGGTATCCTTCCTATGAAAGTCATCAAGGTGGGCACCAGCGCCCAGAGCCGCATCGCCCAGGCCTGCGATCGGTGCCGTAGCAAGAAGATACGCTGCGATGGCGTGCGCCCAACCTGCTCGCAGTGCGCCAACGTCGGCTTCGAGTGCCGGACGAGCGACAAACTGAGCAGAAGAGCCTTTCCGCGTGGCTACACCGAGTCTCTCGAAGAGCGTGTGCGCCAGTTGGAGTGCGAGGTTCGCGAGCTCAAAGACTTGCTCGACGAAAAGGACGAGAAAATCGATATGCTCTCTGCCATGCACAGcagccaccatcgccgcccatccatcacATCCGTCTCCAACTCTGTGTCGTCCCCGGAGTCGTCCAAAGAGTCACAATCCCCCAAGGAGGACACATTCCGCATGCACGAGACTCCGCTCCTCTTGGGTGTCGAGAACTCTGATTCTTACTTCATGGGCGCGTCCAGTGGCCGAGCCCTGATCA CATCGTTTAAGCGAAAGCTCCAGGAGACAGGCAGACCTTGCAACGACTTCAACCCAGAGGCATTCCTGCATGTCCAGGGTTGCCCGCCGTTGACAACAGAGGAAGTGGCACAAGCTGGCAAGGTGCCGCCCCGTCTCTTCTCTGACCGTTGCGTCAACGTCTTCTTCCAAGAGTGGGCGCCGCTCTTCCCGGTTCTGCATAAGCCGACTTTCCTTCGCATCTACGAGGAATTCGTGGCCGACCCCGAGAAGGTCAGATGTAAAAACAAGCTAGCACAGCTCTACCTCGTCTTTAGTATCGCCGGTCTCTCGTCCGAGTCTCCAGACTATCAGCAACTTGCTGCCTGTGAGAAGCAATGGACAAAGGCACTCGATTCGTTACAGTACGAGACCACTATGAGCACGTTGCAGTGTTTCATCCTGGCCCTGTTGTACTGCGCCATGCGAGCGGACAACAAGCGACTGCAGCATTACAAATCTGTTGCGGTCGGCCTGTCTCACCGCCTCGGGTTGCACCAGAGCCAGAAACGGTTCTCTTTTGGCGCGCTAACTTtggagacgaggaagaaggtgTTTTGGACGCTGTACACACTTGACTG CTTTACTTCTGCGACTTTGGGACTGCCTAAGCTTTTCAAAGAGGAGGATGTTCAGGCCGAATACCCGTCAGACACGGATGACGAGTACATTACTGAAAAGGGCTTTCAACCCACGCTTCCTGGAGAGTACACTCGTCTCTCCAgcgctctcgctctcttccGCGCCGCTCGCATCCTGTCCCGCGTCCTGGAGAAGGTCTATCCTGCGACGACCAACCACGAGCTCTCCTTGCAGCAGCTGGGTGTTTTCGAGGCGGACCTCGATGCCTGGCATGCCGACCTGCCGACACATCTGCGGCTTAATTTTGTGCAAGATAAGCCATCCACCGACGTGACTGGAAGCCGGTCGCCGCTGCTT GCTCTTTCTTACTACTTCATTCGCACGCTCATATACCGTCCGGCCGTGGGGTCTAACCTTGGGCCCAaagccgcgcccgccctgctTTCAGTTGCCGACTCCAGCAAGCACATTGTTCAAATCGTCCAACTCCTGGAAGAGAGGAGCATGAGCTTCTCGTTTTGCTTGAACAAGTTCGATCTATTGGCGGTTTGCGGAACAACGCTGCTTTATCAGGTAGCGGATCTCAAGCCTGACAGCAAGATGATGCGCGACTCCGAGCGCTTGgtcaacgccgtcatcgacatcTTGACGAAGGCCAAGGCACCGGGGGCCCCGGACTTGGCACGGGTTGCACGGTCACTCATCTCGGTGGATGGCAAAGAGGGTGTGTCGCCCACCACTTCGTCTCGCAAGGGGTCCATGCCTGCGCCCTCGCaacgcccgtcgccgctctcAAGAGCTCCGAGCAAAAAGGCGGGCTATGCAATCGGCCAGCTGCACCACGGCGCTGCTAGCGAGGACGACTTGATACGGCAACAAGAAAAGATGCGGcggatgacgatggtgcaCATTCCTACACCGAATTCGGACATTTACCGCTCCAGGTCCCGTCAATCTTTGGACAGTCTTTCTCCAGACAGCGCAACGATGAGCCATCGTGACTATGGTATGCCTCTAACGCAGGCGTCCACCAGCGGCCACCGGGCGACTATTTCGAGGCCCATTCCGAACCTAGACTATCTATCACTAAGCAACACCCCATCCGGAACGGGACCGTCTTCGCCAGGAGGGGGTCTGGGTCGATTGCACACGCCCGGGTCCGTCTCAGCGGAGCATCTGCTACTCGGTGGCGACGCTACAGGGAAGACGTCGGCAGTTTCAAACTCTGAATGGGAGGCATTGCTGGGTTCTATGGATGGTGGCGTGAATAACGTCTACGATGCGATATATGGAGGCTCCAGCCTCATCAACGAGGCATCGCTCCCTCCCAACATGGGCAATGCGGACTGGTCACCGGATACGTGGGACTTGAGCAATTTCAACATTGCAGACTTTGGAGGAGCCAACCAAGGGATACCGCAGAGTGTGCCGAGCATCAGCGATGAGAGTTTAAGTTCCGGAGAGGAGGTAGCACCATCGGAGCTCGGACTGAGTGTAGGGGCGTGGAGCATCACGAGCGCGTGA